The following are encoded in a window of Haliotis asinina isolate JCU_RB_2024 chromosome 14, JCU_Hal_asi_v2, whole genome shotgun sequence genomic DNA:
- the LOC137261805 gene encoding DNA damage-regulated autophagy modulator protein 1-like: MYSALGILPISLVLLAAGTFVVSYVIAVVRGDVTAAFPYISDTGAKIPESSVFGQFLNMAAFISFCTMYIRYKLVAAISTGEDRWLTRMNRFTMLVGIVSSLGCSMVANFQEGTEVEAVHITGAFLVFVGGVIYAFLQTGISYHMYPDYNGLRICRIRLVVCLTSLSCLIITIASAGVALYQWNQVPHTKTKLKWDDGDPGFTAHIVSTIGEWLTAFTFLSFFFTYVREFQKFQLSITTRPLVRHLDEEPYLDQEPDERTRLLA, from the exons ATGTATTCAGCGCTAGGCATCCTACCGATTTCCCTCGTTCTGCTGGCAGCAGGGACATTTGTTGTATCCTACGTCATCGCTGTTGTACGGGGTGATGTCACAGCTGCATTTCCATACATCAG TGACACAGGAGCAAAGATTCCAGAGAGCAGCGTTTTTGGACAGTTTTTAAACATGGCTGCTTTTATAT CATTCTGTACAATGTACATCCGGTACAAGCTAGTTGCTGCGATATCAACAGGTGAAGATCGGTGGTTGACGCGAATGAACCGGTTCACAATGTTGGTGGGCATCGTCTCGTCTCTCGGCTGCTCCATGGTCGCAAACTTCCAG GAGGGAACGGAAGTGGAGGCAGTCCACATCACAGGTGCCTTCTTGGTGTTTGTTGGTGGGGTGATCTACGCCTTCCTCCAGACAGGGATCTCATACCACATGTACCCGGACTACAACGGCCTACGCATCTGCCGCATCCGCCTTGTCGTCTGTCTCACCTCCCTCTCCTGCCTCATCATCA CAATTGCTTCTGCCGGTGTTGCCTTGTACCAGTGGAATCAAGTACCCCACACCAAGACCAAGCTCAAGTGGGACGATGGTGATCCA GGGTTCACAGCGCATATTGTCAGCACGATTGGAGAGTGGCTCACAGCGTTCACTTTCTTGTCATTTTTCTTCACGTATGTAAGAGAATTCCAGAAGTTCCAACTAAGCATCACCACACGTCCTCTGGTGCGACACCTTGACGAAGAGCCTTATTTAGACCAGGAGCCAGATGAACGTACACGTCTGCTGGCATAG
- the LOC137261238 gene encoding ferredoxin-fold anticodon-binding domain-containing protein 1 homolog isoform X1, whose translation MSDEKVKMEAPLKGRLLLVGEGDFSLTVALVSKCDFRGDQVLATSLETEESIEKHHLAARNIQILRDKGVRVCFNVDATELQTCSALQGMDDARFSRIIFNFPHAGGKSNHKKNRTLLNNFFSSAVKVLSPDGQIMVTLCKGQGGTPADRPMRAWHDSWQVVSMAANASLILAQVVPFSTEEFQEYNSVGFRSLDKGFHTEGALTHVFEVAESVTVPESLQGGGQLIWGDKTYTCLRYLEHKLNRKLLYSLHHPLHQLRSVLEELISAELGGQAHHLDTPSLVKEGSGPRLASHTDTQTHMAMHDLFPKQYYLKIFKYPGDSVKEDGIVEEKEQDESEKCMNDLASSDNFSGQIHLRSSVIEELPSVSSLMASSGVACHMVSCDVYGQRLIGQETSSVGHQMMVVVQSGNPHEQVWSVCRVVQKATGLYFDITSVDEVNVALSTDFGELGVSHEIQMVLDEKTKGDVCGCVMNWTCPDNTLKLVLLVFDLNKIVMKIHDIPALPLLWSTDPRFKNQFADNTGTIVKYKPFSLYSMKFFHDISFWEGPGQFEEQTLHDVVQDVAGDVVTDVKMIDNYYDVETERRSRCYRMTFQSHDQALSYITSWKLQSMLRLEVASKMGIILR comes from the exons ATGTCTG ATGAGAAGGTAAAGATGGAGGCACCACTTAAAGGGAGACTACTCCTTGTGGGAGAAGGTGATTTCTCCCTTACTGTAGCACTGGTGTCAAAATGTGACTTCCGTGGCGATCAGGTATTGGCAACAAGTCTGGAAACAGAAGAATCCATCGAGAAGCATCACCTGGCTGCCAGGAATATTCAGATTCTTCGAGATAAAG gtgtgcgtgtttgtttcaaCGTGGATGCAACTGAGCTGCAGACATGCTCGGCCCTGCAGGGGATGGATGACGCCCGCTTCTCTCGTATTATCTTCAACTTTCCCCATGCTGGGGGCAAGTCTAaccacaagaaaaacagaaccCTCCTCAATAACTTCTTCTCCAG TGCTGTGAAAGTGTTGAGTCCGGATGGACAAATCATGGTGACCTTGTGTAAAGGTCAAGGTGGGACTCCTGCAGATCGACCAATGAGAGCATGGCATGACAGTTGGCAGGTGGTGTCCATGGCAGCCAATGCAAGCCTCATTCTCGCTCAAGTTGTACCATTCTCCACAGAAGAATTCCAGGAATATAACTCAGTAGGATTCAG GAGCCTGGACAAAGGTTTCCACACAGAAGGAGCTCTGACCCACGTGTTTGAGGTAGCTGAGTCGGTGACAGTGCCTGAGAGTCTGCAGGGTGGGGGACAGCTTATCTGGGGGGATAAGACCTACACCTGTCTCAGATACCTGGAACACAAGCTCAACAG GAAGTTGTTGTACAGCCTTCACCATCCTCTACATCAACTCCGTTCGGTTCTGGAGGAGCTGATATCAGCCGAGCTTGGCGGCCAGGCTCACCACCTGGACACTCCGTCTCTGGTCAAGGAAGGGTCTGGACCTCGATTGGCCagccacacagacacacagactcACATGGCAATGCATGACTTGTTCCCCAAGCAATACTACTTAAAGATTTTCAAGTATCCAGGTGATTCTGTCAAGGAGGACGGCATTGTTGAGGAGAAGGAACAGGATGAATCCGAGAAGTGTATGAATGATTTGGCGTCCAGTGACAACTTCTCCGGTCAGATCCATCTCAGATCTAGTGTAATTGAAGAATTACCTTCAGTCTCATCCCTCATGGCATCGAGTGGTGTTGCATGTCACATGGTGTCATGTGACGTGTATGGTCAACGATTGATCGGTCAGGAGACCAGTTCCGTTGGTCACCAGATGATGGTGGTCGTTCAAAGCGGGAATCCTCATGAACAAGTCTGGTCTGTCTGTCGGGTGGTGCAGAAGGCAACAGGTTTGTATTTTGACATTACATCTGTTGATGAGGTTAATGTTGCTTTGAGTACTGACTTTGGGGAGTTGGGTGTGTCACATGAAATTCAGATGGTGTTGGATGAGAAGACAAAGGGGGATGTTTGTGGTTGTGTTATGAACTGGACCTGCCCTGACAATACATTGAAActagttcttcttgtttttgatttgAACAAAATTGTAATGAAAATCCATGACATTCCGGCACTGCCTCTCCTGTGGTCCACTGATCCACGTTTCAAGAACCAGTTTGCAGACAACACTGGAACTATAGTCAAATACAAGCCGTTCAGCCTTTACTCAATGAAATTCTTCCACGACATAAGTTTCTGGGAGGGCCCGGGACAATTTGAGGAGCAGACGTTGCATGATGTTGTGCAAGATGTGGCTGGTGATGTGGTGACAGATGTGAAGATGATTGACAACTATTATGATGTTGAAACAGAGAGGCGCAGTCGATGTTACCGTATGACATTTCAGTCACATGACCAGGCCCTGTCTTACATCACTTCTTGGAAGTTACAAAGCATGCTCAGACTGGAAGTAGCAAGCAAGATGGGAATCATTCTAAGGTAG
- the LOC137261238 gene encoding ferredoxin-fold anticodon-binding domain-containing protein 1 homolog isoform X2: protein MEAPLKGRLLLVGEGDFSLTVALVSKCDFRGDQVLATSLETEESIEKHHLAARNIQILRDKGVRVCFNVDATELQTCSALQGMDDARFSRIIFNFPHAGGKSNHKKNRTLLNNFFSSAVKVLSPDGQIMVTLCKGQGGTPADRPMRAWHDSWQVVSMAANASLILAQVVPFSTEEFQEYNSVGFRSLDKGFHTEGALTHVFEVAESVTVPESLQGGGQLIWGDKTYTCLRYLEHKLNRKLLYSLHHPLHQLRSVLEELISAELGGQAHHLDTPSLVKEGSGPRLASHTDTQTHMAMHDLFPKQYYLKIFKYPGDSVKEDGIVEEKEQDESEKCMNDLASSDNFSGQIHLRSSVIEELPSVSSLMASSGVACHMVSCDVYGQRLIGQETSSVGHQMMVVVQSGNPHEQVWSVCRVVQKATGLYFDITSVDEVNVALSTDFGELGVSHEIQMVLDEKTKGDVCGCVMNWTCPDNTLKLVLLVFDLNKIVMKIHDIPALPLLWSTDPRFKNQFADNTGTIVKYKPFSLYSMKFFHDISFWEGPGQFEEQTLHDVVQDVAGDVVTDVKMIDNYYDVETERRSRCYRMTFQSHDQALSYITSWKLQSMLRLEVASKMGIILR from the exons ATGGAGGCACCACTTAAAGGGAGACTACTCCTTGTGGGAGAAGGTGATTTCTCCCTTACTGTAGCACTGGTGTCAAAATGTGACTTCCGTGGCGATCAGGTATTGGCAACAAGTCTGGAAACAGAAGAATCCATCGAGAAGCATCACCTGGCTGCCAGGAATATTCAGATTCTTCGAGATAAAG gtgtgcgtgtttgtttcaaCGTGGATGCAACTGAGCTGCAGACATGCTCGGCCCTGCAGGGGATGGATGACGCCCGCTTCTCTCGTATTATCTTCAACTTTCCCCATGCTGGGGGCAAGTCTAaccacaagaaaaacagaaccCTCCTCAATAACTTCTTCTCCAG TGCTGTGAAAGTGTTGAGTCCGGATGGACAAATCATGGTGACCTTGTGTAAAGGTCAAGGTGGGACTCCTGCAGATCGACCAATGAGAGCATGGCATGACAGTTGGCAGGTGGTGTCCATGGCAGCCAATGCAAGCCTCATTCTCGCTCAAGTTGTACCATTCTCCACAGAAGAATTCCAGGAATATAACTCAGTAGGATTCAG GAGCCTGGACAAAGGTTTCCACACAGAAGGAGCTCTGACCCACGTGTTTGAGGTAGCTGAGTCGGTGACAGTGCCTGAGAGTCTGCAGGGTGGGGGACAGCTTATCTGGGGGGATAAGACCTACACCTGTCTCAGATACCTGGAACACAAGCTCAACAG GAAGTTGTTGTACAGCCTTCACCATCCTCTACATCAACTCCGTTCGGTTCTGGAGGAGCTGATATCAGCCGAGCTTGGCGGCCAGGCTCACCACCTGGACACTCCGTCTCTGGTCAAGGAAGGGTCTGGACCTCGATTGGCCagccacacagacacacagactcACATGGCAATGCATGACTTGTTCCCCAAGCAATACTACTTAAAGATTTTCAAGTATCCAGGTGATTCTGTCAAGGAGGACGGCATTGTTGAGGAGAAGGAACAGGATGAATCCGAGAAGTGTATGAATGATTTGGCGTCCAGTGACAACTTCTCCGGTCAGATCCATCTCAGATCTAGTGTAATTGAAGAATTACCTTCAGTCTCATCCCTCATGGCATCGAGTGGTGTTGCATGTCACATGGTGTCATGTGACGTGTATGGTCAACGATTGATCGGTCAGGAGACCAGTTCCGTTGGTCACCAGATGATGGTGGTCGTTCAAAGCGGGAATCCTCATGAACAAGTCTGGTCTGTCTGTCGGGTGGTGCAGAAGGCAACAGGTTTGTATTTTGACATTACATCTGTTGATGAGGTTAATGTTGCTTTGAGTACTGACTTTGGGGAGTTGGGTGTGTCACATGAAATTCAGATGGTGTTGGATGAGAAGACAAAGGGGGATGTTTGTGGTTGTGTTATGAACTGGACCTGCCCTGACAATACATTGAAActagttcttcttgtttttgatttgAACAAAATTGTAATGAAAATCCATGACATTCCGGCACTGCCTCTCCTGTGGTCCACTGATCCACGTTTCAAGAACCAGTTTGCAGACAACACTGGAACTATAGTCAAATACAAGCCGTTCAGCCTTTACTCAATGAAATTCTTCCACGACATAAGTTTCTGGGAGGGCCCGGGACAATTTGAGGAGCAGACGTTGCATGATGTTGTGCAAGATGTGGCTGGTGATGTGGTGACAGATGTGAAGATGATTGACAACTATTATGATGTTGAAACAGAGAGGCGCAGTCGATGTTACCGTATGACATTTCAGTCACATGACCAGGCCCTGTCTTACATCACTTCTTGGAAGTTACAAAGCATGCTCAGACTGGAAGTAGCAAGCAAGATGGGAATCATTCTAAGGTAG